In Euphorbia lathyris chromosome 10, ddEupLath1.1, whole genome shotgun sequence, a single genomic region encodes these proteins:
- the LOC136208932 gene encoding uncharacterized protein translates to MSCSASSGSESEDDEGIDSYRKGGYHAVRVGDQFSGGRYIAQRKLGWGQFSTVWLAYDTQSSNYVALKIQKSAAQFAQAAIHEIEILSAIANGDASNSKCVVRLIDHFKHTGPNGQHHCMVLEFLGDSLLRLIRHKKYKGLEFDKVREICKCILLGLDYLHRELGLIHTDLKPENILLFSTIDPAKDPIRSGVTPILEKPEGMLNGGATMNLIEKKLKRRAKRAVAKISERRGSMGRASGVAKSEKRLEGVDVRCKVVDFGNACWAKKLFAEEIQTRQYRAPEVILRSGYSFSVDMWSFACTAFELATGDMMFAPKDGQDFSEDEDHLALMMELLGKMPKKIAIGGARSKDFFDRHGDLKRIRRLKYCPLDRVLVDRYKFAENDAREFAEFLCPLLDFSPEKRPTAQQCLQHPWLNLNTSAHQIEMNNEEADNGGNLRVGMSSLQLAVGM, encoded by the exons ATGTCGTGTTCAGCTTCTTCGGGGTCTGAGTCTGAGGATGATGAGGGAATTGACTCTTACAGGAAAGGTGGATATCATGCTGTTAGAGTTGGCGATCAATTTTCCGGCGGCCGTTACATTGCTCAGAGGAAACTCGGTTGGGGACAGTTTTCGACCGTTTGGCTTGCTTATGATACTCAATCATCT AACTATGTCGCTCTTAAGATCCAGAAAAGTGCAGCACAATTTGCTCAAGCCGCAATTCACGAGATTGAAATCCTTTCAGCTATAGCAAATGGTGATGCCTCTAATTCCAAATGTGTAGTGAGACTGATTGACCACTTTAAGCACACAGGACCGAACGGGCAACATCACTGCATGGTCCTTGAATTTCTCGGTGACAGTTTACTAAGGCTAATCAGGCATAAAAAATACAAAGGTCTCGAATTCGATAAAGTTAGAGAAATATGCAAATGTATTTTGCTAGGCCTCGATTACTTGCATAGGGAACTCGGTTTGATCCACACTGACTTAAAACCTGAAAATATTCTTCTATTTTCCACGATTGATCCTGCCAAGGATCCAATTCGGTCTGGCGTTACACCGATTCTTGAAAAGCCTGAAGGTATGCTTAATGGGGGAGCTACTATGAATCTCAtagagaagaagttgaaacggaGAGCAAAGAGAGCAGTTGCCAAGATATCAGAAAGAAGAGGTTCAATGGGACGAGCTTCTGGTGTGGCAAAATCAGAAAAACGCTTGGAAGGGGTTGATGTTAGGTGCAAAGTTGTTGATTTCGGAAACGCATGTTGGGCTAAAAAACTGTTTGCAGAAGAGATCCAGACGAGACAGTATAGAGCTCCGGAAGTCATTCTGCGATCTGGCTATTCTTTCTCTGTTGATATGTGGTCATTTGCTTGTACCGCTTTTGAACTTGCGACTGGTGACATGATGTTTGCTCCTAAGGATGGACAAGACTTTAGCGAAGACGAG GATCACTTAGCTTTAATGATGGAACTACTCGGAAAGATGCCGAAAAAG ATAGCCATTGGAGGAGCACGTTCCAAGGACTTCTTCGATAGGCACGGTGATCTAAAACGAATTCGAAGACTCAAATATTGTCCCCTGGATCGCGTACTAGTTGACAGATACAAATTTGCCGAGAACGATGCAAGAGAATTCGCAGAATTTCTTTGTCCGCTTCTCGATTTTTCACCAGAGAAGCGGCCTACTGCACAGCAATGTCTGCAACACCCTTGGCTTAATCTCAACACATCTGCTCATCAGATTGAGATGAACAATGAAGAAGCTGATAATGGAGGAAATTTACGAGTCGGGATGAGCAGTCTTCAACTCGCGGTGGGTATGTAA